The Yersinia intermedia genome window below encodes:
- the priC gene encoding primosomal replication protein PriC, producing MSTEKLLQVLESQIEALSAQVGPQANTPSQQARFDLNLFGNHGNRFRDYLQEVRKNMAQLKQVVAENRTQQVAFLAEKLVAQISALQRELATQKLRKSNPEPRDNKLDPYHKLAEHQDYERRILAMIHDRESQLGKQSLLSEQQKIQKELAALEGRLMRCRQALIRIERSIEKKENGF from the coding sequence ATGAGTACGGAAAAATTATTGCAGGTGCTTGAAAGCCAAATTGAAGCGCTGTCGGCACAAGTTGGCCCTCAGGCAAACACGCCGTCTCAGCAAGCCCGTTTTGATCTCAACCTGTTTGGTAATCATGGTAATCGGTTTCGCGATTATCTACAGGAAGTACGGAAAAATATGGCACAACTGAAGCAAGTAGTTGCAGAAAATCGCACACAACAGGTCGCTTTTCTGGCTGAAAAGCTGGTTGCTCAGATTTCTGCATTACAAAGAGAATTAGCCACTCAAAAATTAAGAAAATCAAATCCTGAGCCCAGGGATAACAAATTGGACCCTTACCATAAGCTGGCTGAGCATCAGGATTATGAGCGGCGGATACTGGCAATGATTCACGATAGAGAGAGCCAACTGGGTAAGCAAAGTTTGTTATCCGAGCAGCAGAAAATACAGAAGGAGCTCGCAGCACTTGAGGGGCGTCTAATGCGCTGCCGGCAGGCGTTGATAAGAATAGAGCGCAGTATTGAGAAAAAAGAGAACGGTTTTTGA
- the rsmS gene encoding pleiotropic regulatory protein RsmS encodes MSVEKAPPELQLAVDLIYLLECNEIAPETALAALAIVQLDYQRKLRHQNSD; translated from the coding sequence ATGTCAGTTGAAAAAGCACCACCAGAACTGCAACTGGCAGTAGATCTTATCTATCTGCTGGAATGCAATGAGATAGCGCCCGAGACAGCACTGGCGGCGTTAGCGATAGTGCAACTTGATTATCAGCGTAAGCTCCGCCACCAAAACTCAGATTGA
- the mscK gene encoding mechanosensitive channel MscK, translating into MTPVGAFLSRLQVMLILLIIAFICSPSTFASGINIDVPTRTEVLSQLDALSKQKILSPAEKLAQQDLTKTLEYLDTIERTKQEASQLKQQLAQAPVKLRQATEGLDALKNSTADTLTRESLVSYSLRQLESRLNETLDDLQSAQEDLSAYNSQLISLQTQPERVQSAMYNASMRLMQIRNQLNGLAPTQEVLRPTQQQELLTEQVMLNAQLDLQRKNLEANTTLQDLLQKQRDYTTAHINQLERYVQLLQEVVSGKRLILSEKTAKEAQAPNDATDIQNDPLVSRELSINKELSQRLINATKEGNTLVQQNIRVKNWLDRALQSERNLKEQITVLRGSLLLSRILYQQQLNLPTAGLITNMGPRIADLRLEQFEINQQRDQLFQGDDYIQTLMNDSKEKISPDVEDALGQIVDIRRELLDQLNKQLGNQLTLAINLQINQQQLLSVNESLQHTLTQQIFWVSSNKPMDWSWLKALPGALKAELSNFHFSLSPGDVLSGLIKSVMFLLPMLIVVGVIRSRYSIINKHLDRLAADVGQLKHDSQMHTPNAIMLTLLKVLPGALIILGFGYWCLRSDFNLSDFLWSFFQRLALFWLIFDLTYRMLSPGGITERHFMIAADRCAHYRRQMVRLGGALLPVIFWSELGEKSPLRLVDDVIGQIVIVIALALLALFVYPFCRDSWREKDSHAVRLVIVTAVAVTPIILIGLMVAGYFYTTLQLAGRWIDSLYLLFLWNIVYLTAIRGLGVAARRLAYRRAIARRQSLVKEGAEGGEPVEEPPLALDQINQQSLRLTTMALFLIFATCFYWIWADLITVISYLDSISLWHYTSTVAGASVTQAVTLGNMLVAWMALVVAYVLTRNLPGLLEVVVLSRLQLRQGTSYAITTILTYFITAVGGITALSSLGVSWDKLQWLVAALSVGLGFGLQEIFANFVSGLIILFERPVRIGDTITIGTFSGNVSKIRIRATTITDFDRKEVIIPNKAFVTERLINWSLSDTITRIIIKVGVAYGSDLAKVKDVLLQAAHENPRVMVDPEPQVFFLNFGSSTLDHELRLYVRELRDRSYTVDELNRAIDKLCRENDINIAFNQLEVYLHKPDGTEVQEVSRPLDKQGLPAEQSDLGDTKPDLPDINKPLA; encoded by the coding sequence ATGACGCCAGTGGGTGCATTTTTATCGCGCCTTCAGGTAATGCTTATCCTGCTTATAATTGCCTTTATATGTTCGCCATCGACTTTTGCATCGGGAATCAATATTGATGTGCCGACCCGCACAGAGGTATTAAGCCAACTGGATGCATTATCAAAACAAAAGATATTGTCGCCCGCGGAAAAGTTAGCACAGCAAGATCTGACGAAAACGTTGGAATACCTCGATACTATTGAGCGCACTAAGCAAGAGGCCAGCCAACTTAAACAACAACTGGCACAAGCACCAGTGAAATTACGTCAGGCAACAGAGGGGCTGGATGCGCTTAAGAATAGTACTGCGGATACGCTGACCCGTGAGTCCTTGGTAAGTTACTCATTGCGCCAATTGGAATCACGGCTAAATGAAACGCTGGATGATTTACAATCAGCGCAGGAAGATCTCTCCGCTTATAACAGCCAGTTAATCTCCTTACAAACTCAGCCCGAGCGGGTACAGAGTGCGATGTATAACGCATCAATGCGTTTAATGCAAATTCGCAATCAACTCAATGGATTAGCGCCAACTCAAGAGGTTTTGCGACCAACCCAGCAACAAGAGTTATTGACTGAGCAAGTGATGTTAAATGCGCAGTTGGATTTACAGCGAAAAAATCTGGAAGCGAATACGACCCTACAGGATTTGCTGCAAAAACAACGGGATTACACCACTGCGCACATAAACCAACTGGAGCGTTATGTTCAGCTACTGCAAGAGGTGGTCAGCGGTAAACGGTTAATCCTGTCAGAAAAAACAGCCAAAGAAGCACAAGCACCTAATGATGCCACTGACATCCAAAATGATCCGTTAGTTAGCCGAGAACTGTCGATTAACAAAGAATTAAGTCAGCGGCTGATTAATGCCACGAAAGAAGGCAATACTCTAGTACAACAGAATATCAGAGTTAAAAACTGGCTGGATCGCGCACTGCAATCGGAGCGTAATTTAAAAGAACAAATTACCGTACTGCGCGGTAGTTTGTTGCTTTCACGTATTCTGTACCAGCAGCAACTCAATTTACCCACGGCTGGCTTGATAACCAATATGGGGCCACGTATCGCTGACTTGCGCTTGGAGCAATTTGAAATAAACCAGCAACGTGACCAGCTATTCCAGGGGGATGACTATATCCAAACCCTGATGAATGACAGTAAAGAGAAAATCAGCCCTGATGTAGAAGACGCTCTGGGGCAAATTGTTGATATCCGCCGTGAGCTACTGGATCAGTTGAATAAGCAGTTGGGTAACCAACTGACACTGGCTATCAATCTGCAAATAAACCAACAGCAGTTACTCAGCGTCAATGAATCGCTGCAACATACCCTGACACAGCAGATTTTTTGGGTTAGCAGTAATAAACCGATGGATTGGTCTTGGCTAAAAGCCTTACCGGGGGCGCTTAAAGCTGAACTGAGTAATTTTCACTTTAGCCTGTCACCGGGTGATGTGTTGTCGGGGTTGATCAAATCAGTGATGTTCCTACTGCCTATGTTGATTGTGGTGGGGGTGATACGGTCACGCTATAGCATTATCAATAAACATTTGGATCGGCTGGCGGCTGACGTCGGGCAACTTAAGCACGACAGTCAAATGCATACGCCAAATGCCATTATGCTGACTTTACTGAAAGTCTTGCCAGGGGCCTTAATCATTCTAGGTTTTGGTTACTGGTGTCTGCGTTCAGACTTTAATCTCAGTGACTTCCTCTGGAGCTTCTTCCAACGTTTGGCACTGTTCTGGCTGATATTTGACCTGACGTATCGGATGCTCTCGCCAGGGGGAATTACCGAGCGACACTTTATGATTGCGGCTGACCGGTGTGCACATTATCGCCGCCAAATGGTGCGATTAGGGGGCGCATTGTTGCCGGTGATATTCTGGTCAGAATTGGGTGAGAAAAGTCCGCTTCGATTGGTCGATGATGTCATTGGACAAATTGTTATTGTTATTGCTCTGGCACTGCTGGCCTTGTTTGTCTATCCATTCTGTCGTGATAGCTGGCGTGAAAAAGATTCCCATGCGGTGCGATTGGTGATTGTGACTGCGGTTGCGGTAACCCCCATCATTTTGATTGGATTAATGGTGGCAGGGTATTTCTATACAACGTTGCAACTGGCTGGCCGCTGGATAGATAGTCTGTATTTATTATTCCTGTGGAATATCGTTTACCTGACGGCAATTCGAGGTTTAGGGGTTGCTGCGCGGCGTTTGGCCTATCGTAGGGCAATTGCCCGGCGGCAAAGTTTGGTGAAAGAGGGGGCTGAAGGTGGTGAACCGGTTGAAGAGCCGCCATTGGCCTTGGACCAAATTAACCAACAATCATTGCGCCTGACAACGATGGCGCTCTTCCTGATTTTTGCGACTTGTTTCTATTGGATTTGGGCGGACCTGATAACGGTTATCTCCTATCTGGACAGTATATCTCTGTGGCATTACACCTCGACGGTCGCCGGTGCCAGCGTAACGCAGGCTGTGACTTTGGGGAATATGCTGGTGGCTTGGATGGCATTGGTGGTTGCCTATGTTCTGACACGTAACTTGCCAGGCTTACTGGAAGTCGTGGTGCTGTCGCGCCTGCAACTACGCCAAGGGACTTCTTATGCCATCACTACTATTCTGACTTATTTTATTACGGCTGTCGGGGGGATAACCGCGCTCAGCTCACTCGGTGTTTCGTGGGATAAATTGCAATGGCTAGTAGCGGCCTTGTCTGTTGGTTTGGGTTTTGGCTTGCAGGAAATTTTCGCCAACTTTGTATCAGGTTTGATTATTCTGTTTGAACGGCCTGTTCGTATCGGCGATACCATTACTATCGGTACTTTTTCTGGGAATGTCAGCAAGATACGCATCCGCGCGACGACAATTACCGATTTTGACCGTAAAGAAGTCATTATTCCAAACAAAGCATTTGTTACCGAACGCCTGATCAACTGGTCACTGTCAGATACCATTACGCGTATCATCATTAAAGTTGGTGTTGCCTATGGTTCCGATCTGGCGAAAGTAAAAGATGTGCTGTTGCAAGCCGCTCATGAGAATCCGCGCGTTATGGTTGATCCTGAACCACAAGTTTTCTTCCTAAACTTCGGCTCCAGCACTCTTGATCACGAGTTACGGTTGTATGTCCGTGAACTCAGGGATCGCAGCTATACGGTGGATGAATTGAACAGGGCTATTGATAAGTTATGTCGTGAAAATGACATTAATATCGCCTTTAACCAGTTGGAAGTATATCTGCACAAACCGGATGGTACCGAGGTTCAGGAAGTCAGTCGGCCGCTTGATAAACAAGGCTTACCGGCTGAGCAATCGGATTTGGGGGATACCAAGCCTGACTTACCGGATATCAATAAGCCGCTTGCTTAA
- a CDS encoding DsrE/DsrF/TusD sulfur relay family protein — MSRSLVVIANGAAYGHESLFNALRLSIALKEQQADLDLRLFLMSDAVIAGLNGQQPREGYNLQQMLEILTAQNVAVKLCKTCADAWGVSGLTLVDGVEIGTLVELAQWTLAADKVLTF; from the coding sequence ATGAGTCGTTCACTGGTTGTGATTGCCAATGGGGCCGCTTATGGCCATGAGTCATTATTTAATGCACTGCGTTTATCTATTGCGTTGAAAGAACAACAAGCCGATCTCGATTTACGCCTGTTTTTAATGTCTGACGCCGTCATTGCTGGCCTTAACGGGCAACAGCCTCGCGAAGGTTATAATTTACAGCAAATGCTTGAGATTCTTACAGCACAAAATGTTGCGGTGAAGTTATGTAAAACTTGCGCCGATGCCTGGGGGGTGAGTGGGTTAACGCTGGTTGATGGTGTCGAAATTGGCACGTTGGTTGAGTTGGCTCAATGGACGTTAGCTGCGGATAAAGTTCTCACATTTTAA
- the acrR gene encoding multidrug efflux transporter transcriptional repressor AcrR: MARKTKQQAEETRQQILDAAVREFSAHGVSGTSLTDIAAAAGVTRGAIYWHFKNKVDLFNEVWELSESKIDQLELEYQAKYPDNPLRILREILIYVLVSTREDCRRRALMEIVFHKCEFVGEMTSVHDARKVLDLASYERIESVLQGCINANQLPVNLDTRQAAIIMRAYITGLMENWLFMPESFDIKQEAPVLIDAYLEMLGHSRALRKGLNSKVSD; this comes from the coding sequence ATGGCACGAAAAACCAAACAGCAAGCCGAAGAGACCCGGCAACAAATTCTTGATGCCGCAGTGCGGGAATTTTCTGCGCATGGCGTTTCCGGCACTTCTCTTACCGATATTGCCGCCGCCGCAGGAGTAACCCGAGGCGCAATTTACTGGCACTTCAAGAATAAGGTAGACCTGTTCAACGAAGTTTGGGAGCTATCAGAATCTAAAATTGATCAGCTCGAATTAGAGTATCAGGCAAAATATCCTGATAATCCACTCCGCATCCTGCGTGAAATTCTTATCTATGTTCTTGTTTCTACGCGTGAGGATTGCCGACGCCGCGCACTAATGGAAATTGTATTCCATAAATGTGAGTTTGTCGGTGAGATGACCTCAGTTCATGACGCGCGTAAAGTTCTTGATTTAGCTAGTTATGAGCGAATTGAGTCGGTTTTGCAAGGTTGTATTAATGCGAATCAATTGCCCGTCAATCTTGATACTCGCCAGGCTGCAATAATCATGAGAGCTTATATTACAGGTTTGATGGAAAACTGGCTCTTTATGCCAGAAAGTTTTGATATAAAACAAGAGGCACCGGTATTAATTGATGCCTATCTGGAGATGCTAGGACATAGCCGCGCGTTGCGCAAAGGGCTAAATAGCAAGGTATCAGATTAA
- the acrA gene encoding efflux RND transporter adaptor subunit AcrA, whose translation MSKNRGVMPLAAILVLSGSLVLIGCNDKDAAQAHAQQAPEVGIVTLKAAPLNITTDLPGRTSAFRVAEVRPQVSGIILKRNYVEGSDVTAGTSLYQIDPATYQAAYDSAKGDLAKAQAAAEIARLTVNRYKPLLGTNYISKQEYDQAVSSSMQANASVLAAKAAVETARINLAYTQVTSPISGRTGKSSVTEGALVTSGQATAMTTVQQLDPMYVDVTQSSDEFLRLKKELADGTLKQENGKAKVRLLLENGVEYAQTGTLEFSGVTVDETTGSITIRAIFPNPNEALLPGMFVRARLDEGVRPDALLVPQQGVTRNPRGEATAMVVGADDKVEMRTLVANQAIGNKWLVTEGLKAGDRLIVSGLQKIRPGVQVKVQEVTDPAQKAAPADTAKKS comes from the coding sequence ATGAGCAAAAACAGAGGGGTAATGCCTCTGGCTGCAATTCTGGTACTTTCAGGCAGCTTAGTACTTATAGGATGTAATGATAAAGATGCGGCGCAAGCCCATGCTCAACAGGCACCTGAAGTCGGTATTGTGACATTAAAAGCCGCACCACTGAATATCACAACCGATCTACCGGGTCGCACGTCCGCATTCCGTGTTGCAGAAGTTCGCCCACAAGTTAGCGGGATCATTCTTAAACGTAACTATGTTGAAGGCAGTGATGTCACCGCCGGAACATCACTTTATCAAATTGATCCAGCCACATATCAAGCCGCTTATGACAGCGCCAAAGGTGATTTAGCTAAAGCACAAGCTGCCGCTGAAATTGCCCGCTTGACGGTAAATCGCTACAAACCATTGCTAGGTACCAATTACATTAGTAAGCAAGAATATGACCAAGCCGTGTCTAGCTCGATGCAGGCTAATGCAAGTGTTCTGGCAGCAAAAGCTGCTGTAGAAACTGCACGTATCAACCTGGCATATACTCAGGTTACTTCGCCAATCAGTGGTCGTACCGGTAAATCTTCAGTCACTGAAGGTGCGTTGGTAACCAGTGGTCAGGCAACGGCAATGACGACAGTTCAGCAGCTTGACCCGATGTATGTCGATGTTACTCAATCAAGCGACGAATTCTTGCGCCTGAAAAAAGAGCTGGCTGATGGCACGTTGAAGCAAGAAAATGGCAAGGCCAAGGTTCGCTTGTTACTGGAAAACGGCGTTGAATACGCACAAACCGGTACATTGGAATTCTCAGGTGTCACCGTTGATGAAACTACCGGTTCAATCACCATCCGTGCCATCTTCCCTAACCCGAACGAGGCATTACTGCCTGGCATGTTTGTTCGTGCCCGTTTAGATGAAGGTGTCAGACCTGATGCGCTGCTGGTGCCTCAACAGGGAGTGACACGTAACCCGCGTGGCGAAGCAACTGCCATGGTTGTTGGCGCAGATGACAAAGTTGAAATGCGCACACTGGTTGCTAATCAAGCGATTGGGAATAAATGGTTGGTTACTGAAGGATTGAAAGCAGGTGATCGTCTTATTGTTTCCGGCTTGCAGAAAATCAGACCGGGCGTGCAGGTAAAAGTGCAGGAAGTTACTGACCCGGCGCAAAAAGCAGCTCCGGCTGATACAGCGAAGAAGTCTTAA
- the acrB gene encoding efflux RND transporter permease AcrB, producing MAKFFIDRPIFAWVLAIILMLAGALAIMKLPVAQYPTIAPPAITISANYPGADATTVQNTVTQVIEQNMNGIDNLLYMSSSSDSSGNVQLTLTFNSGTDPDIAQVQVQNKLQLAMPLLPQEVQQQGVSVEKSSSSFLMVAGFISEDGTMQQEDIADYVGSNVKDPISRTLGVGDVQLFGSQYAMRIWMDPHKLNNFKLTPVDVINAIKVQNNQVAAGQLGGTPPVPGQELNSSIIAQTRLTNAEEFSQILLKVNTDGSQVRLKDVAIVKLGAESYNIIARYNGKPAAGIGIKLATGANALDTSAAVKAELAKLQPFFPNGLKVVYPYDTTPFVKISINEVVKTLIEAIILVFLVMYLFLQNFRATLIPTIAVPVVLLGTFAILSAFGYSINTLTMFGMVLAIGLLVDDAIVVVENVERVMQEEGLPPKEATKKSMEQIQGALVGIAMVLSAVFIPMAFFGGATGAIYRQFSITIVSAMVLSVLVALILTPALCATMLKPITKGEHGPSTGFFGWFNRMFEKSTHHYTDSVANILRSTGRYLVIYLVIVIGMGVLFLRLPTSFLPEEDQGVFLTMVQMPAGATQERTQKVLNQVTDYYLDKEKDVVNSVFTVNGFGFSGQGQNTGLAFVSLKNWDERPGDQNKVPAIVGRASAAFSQIKDGLVFAFNLPAIVELGTATGFDFQLIDQGNLGHQKLTEARNQLLGMAAQHADMLVGMRPNGLEDTPQFKVEVDQEKAQALGVSISDINTTLGSAMGGSYVNDFIDRGRVKKVYVQADAPFRMLPDDIDKWYVRNSTGQMVSFNNFSTAKWEYGSPRLERYNGLPSMEILGQAAPGKSTGEAMDLMQELAAKLPSGIGYDWTGMSYQERLSGNQAPALYAISLIVVFLCLAALYESWSIPFSVMLVVPLGVVGALLAASLRGLNNDVYFQVGLLTTIGLSAKNAILIVEFAKDLMDKEGKGLVESTLEAVRMRLRPILMTSLAFILGVLPLVISSGAGSGAQNAVGTGVMGGMITATVLAIFFVPVFFVVVRRRFSRKSEDVEHSHAVDHKAK from the coding sequence ATGGCTAAGTTCTTTATAGATCGCCCTATTTTCGCTTGGGTTCTCGCCATCATTTTGATGTTGGCTGGTGCCCTTGCGATTATGAAATTACCCGTTGCGCAATATCCAACCATTGCGCCGCCGGCAATTACAATCTCCGCCAACTATCCTGGCGCCGATGCGACTACTGTTCAGAATACAGTAACGCAGGTTATCGAACAGAACATGAACGGTATCGATAACCTGCTGTACATGTCTTCCAGCAGTGATTCATCCGGTAACGTTCAGTTGACGTTGACCTTTAACTCAGGCACTGACCCGGATATCGCTCAGGTTCAGGTCCAGAACAAACTGCAATTAGCCATGCCATTACTGCCGCAAGAAGTGCAGCAGCAAGGTGTGAGCGTTGAAAAGTCCAGTAGTAGCTTCCTGATGGTTGCCGGCTTTATTTCTGAAGACGGCACCATGCAACAAGAAGATATTGCGGACTATGTGGGTTCTAACGTTAAAGATCCCATTAGCCGTACCCTCGGTGTGGGGGATGTTCAGTTGTTTGGTTCCCAATACGCAATGCGTATCTGGATGGATCCGCACAAACTGAATAACTTCAAACTGACACCGGTTGATGTTATTAACGCCATTAAAGTACAGAACAACCAAGTGGCGGCAGGTCAGTTAGGGGGGACACCACCTGTACCCGGTCAAGAACTGAACTCATCAATCATTGCGCAGACCCGCTTAACCAATGCAGAAGAGTTCAGTCAGATCTTGTTGAAAGTGAATACTGACGGTTCTCAGGTTCGACTAAAAGATGTGGCTATCGTTAAACTGGGGGCTGAAAGCTATAACATCATCGCCCGTTATAACGGTAAACCTGCGGCAGGGATCGGTATTAAACTGGCAACCGGTGCTAACGCCCTGGACACCTCTGCGGCAGTAAAAGCTGAACTGGCGAAATTACAACCCTTCTTCCCTAATGGGTTAAAAGTGGTTTATCCGTACGACACCACGCCATTCGTTAAAATCTCCATTAACGAAGTGGTTAAAACACTGATTGAAGCCATCATCTTGGTGTTCCTGGTCATGTATCTGTTCTTGCAGAACTTCCGGGCAACGTTGATTCCAACGATTGCAGTACCGGTCGTATTGCTGGGTACTTTCGCTATTCTCTCCGCCTTTGGCTATTCGATAAACACCCTAACGATGTTCGGGATGGTGTTGGCGATAGGTCTATTGGTCGATGACGCCATCGTGGTGGTAGAGAACGTCGAACGTGTGATGCAAGAGGAAGGGTTACCACCGAAAGAAGCCACCAAAAAGTCTATGGAGCAAATCCAGGGCGCATTGGTGGGGATCGCGATGGTACTGTCGGCGGTATTTATCCCGATGGCCTTCTTTGGCGGCGCAACTGGGGCAATCTATCGTCAGTTCTCTATCACCATCGTTTCTGCCATGGTGCTTTCGGTTCTGGTGGCATTGATTCTGACACCCGCACTGTGCGCAACAATGCTGAAACCGATTACCAAAGGTGAACATGGCCCGAGTACCGGCTTCTTCGGCTGGTTTAACCGCATGTTTGAGAAAAGCACCCATCATTACACTGACAGCGTTGCCAATATTTTGCGCAGCACTGGCCGTTATTTGGTGATCTATCTGGTGATTGTGATTGGTATGGGTGTGTTGTTCCTGCGCTTACCGACATCATTCTTACCAGAAGAAGATCAGGGTGTGTTCCTGACCATGGTGCAAATGCCTGCAGGGGCGACGCAAGAACGTACTCAGAAAGTGCTTAATCAGGTTACTGACTATTATCTCGACAAAGAAAAAGACGTGGTTAACTCAGTATTTACCGTTAACGGCTTCGGTTTCAGTGGTCAGGGTCAGAACACCGGTCTGGCATTCGTCAGTCTGAAAAACTGGGATGAGCGCCCAGGTGACCAGAACAAAGTTCCGGCAATCGTCGGCCGCGCATCTGCTGCCTTCTCGCAAATCAAAGACGGTTTGGTATTCGCCTTTAACTTGCCAGCGATTGTGGAGCTGGGTACCGCTACCGGCTTTGACTTCCAGTTAATTGATCAAGGTAACCTTGGGCATCAAAAATTAACTGAAGCGCGTAACCAACTGCTCGGCATGGCGGCGCAACACGCAGATATGCTGGTCGGAATGCGGCCGAACGGACTGGAAGATACACCTCAGTTCAAAGTGGAAGTTGATCAGGAAAAAGCACAAGCTCTTGGTGTTTCTATTTCCGATATCAATACCACGCTCGGTTCAGCAATGGGCGGCAGTTACGTAAACGACTTTATCGACCGTGGTCGTGTGAAGAAAGTTTATGTACAGGCTGATGCGCCTTTCCGTATGTTACCGGATGATATTGATAAGTGGTATGTCCGTAACAGCACGGGTCAAATGGTGTCGTTTAATAACTTCTCCACCGCGAAATGGGAATACGGCTCACCTCGACTTGAACGTTACAACGGTCTGCCATCCATGGAAATTCTGGGACAAGCAGCGCCGGGTAAGAGTACCGGTGAGGCAATGGACCTGATGCAAGAGCTGGCGGCTAAATTGCCAAGCGGCATTGGTTATGATTGGACAGGCATGTCTTATCAAGAACGTCTGTCAGGTAACCAGGCTCCAGCGTTGTATGCCATCTCACTGATTGTGGTGTTCTTATGTCTGGCTGCGCTGTATGAAAGCTGGTCGATTCCATTCTCAGTTATGTTGGTAGTGCCACTGGGTGTCGTGGGTGCGTTACTGGCGGCCTCGTTGCGTGGCCTCAATAACGACGTTTACTTCCAGGTCGGCTTATTGACCACTATCGGGCTATCGGCTAAGAACGCCATCTTGATTGTTGAGTTTGCTAAAGACTTAATGGACAAAGAAGGTAAAGGCTTGGTGGAATCAACGTTGGAAGCAGTACGTATGCGTCTGCGCCCAATTCTGATGACATCACTGGCCTTTATCCTAGGGGTTCTGCCACTGGTTATCAGTAGTGGCGCAGGTTCTGGTGCACAGAATGCGGTAGGTACCGGTGTGATGGGCGGGATGATAACCGCAACTGTACTGGCTATCTTCTTTGTTCCGGTATTCTTCGTGGTAGTTCGCCGTCGCTTTAGTCGAAAAAGCGAAGATGTAGAGCACTCACATGCGGTTGACCATAAGGCCAAGTAA
- a CDS encoding type B 50S ribosomal protein L31 has product MKPAIHPNYRTVVFHDTSADTYFTVGSTIATARTIERDGQTYPYVTLDISSASHPYYTGKQKEFSKEGSTARFNQRFGRFLTKKPANSES; this is encoded by the coding sequence ATGAAACCCGCCATCCACCCTAACTACCGGACAGTGGTTTTCCACGACACTAGCGCAGATACCTATTTCACCGTGGGTTCCACCATTGCCACAGCACGCACGATTGAGCGCGATGGGCAGACCTATCCTTATGTCACACTGGATATCTCCTCAGCCTCACATCCGTACTACACCGGTAAACAAAAAGAGTTCTCCAAGGAAGGCAGTACTGCGCGCTTCAATCAGCGTTTTGGTCGCTTCCTGACTAAAAAACCAGCCAATTCTGAGAGTTAA
- the ykgO gene encoding type B 50S ribosomal protein L36 — protein MQVLSSLRSAKNRHPDCKIVRRRGRVYVICKSNPRFKAVQGGTHKKR, from the coding sequence ATGCAAGTACTGAGTTCATTACGTTCAGCTAAAAACCGTCATCCCGATTGTAAAATCGTTCGTCGCCGTGGTCGGGTATACGTTATTTGTAAAAGTAATCCACGTTTTAAAGCAGTTCAGGGAGGAACTCATAAGAAACGTTGA